One genomic region from Chelmon rostratus isolate fCheRos1 chromosome 11, fCheRos1.pri, whole genome shotgun sequence encodes:
- the hhat gene encoding protein-cysteine N-palmitoyltransferase HHAT → MTSKPKALLAPLPWTEILAYWVLSFGSHLYSFYQLHRFSKEHEAGLQREFHLEKGLLKGFNRDPSDFEWSFWTEWAKKSLLWTLIGHGVVSRLTNIFYPKFRVPALTIYGLLAASSVLGIKGVSVLLVHLGLSFSVARLRKPALSWACNLLLLSTLHIQPLQEIQRGWYQTEEEYYLLLFSVAVCGLRFISFSLEHCWCPLDRGVVVQLCWLFSYTFYHPFFYNGPIITYKDYCEQMWRPAEETDRDESALSYLVLRSGRILLWWCIAEYMIHVMYMHSIQSNETYLEILPPWALGGLALALVQFFYVKYLVLFGLPSMLATLDKLVPPKLPRCVSIMYSFTGMWRHFDEGLYRWLIRYIYVPLGGSRHGLLYKMLSTGLAFGFVCLWHGGHDYLQYWALMNWVGVLVENGLKSLFASSFIHSIVEQNFSVAMERRCVALLSAFSTAMLILSNLVFLGGIHVGRIFWKRVFIQGWFTMAPPMLAFLYCFAQIGLEWTSHPP, encoded by the exons ATGACATCTAAACCAAAGGCCCTGTTGGCCCCCCTGCCTTGGACAGAGATCCTTGCTTACTGGGTGCTGTCCTTTGGCTCTCATCTGTACTCTTTCTACCAACTGCACAGGTTCTCCAAAG AGCATGAAGCAGGATTGCAGAGGGAATTCCACCTGGAAAAAGGCCTTCTGAAAGGTTTTAATAGG GACCCATCAGACTTTGAGTGGAGTTTCTGGACTGAGTGGGCTAAGAAGTCTTTGCTGTGGACTCTGATTGGTCATGGCGTGGTATCAAGACTGACCAACATCTTTTACCCCAAG TTTAGGGTGCCAGCGCTCACAATATATGGCCTCTTGGCAGCCAGCAGTGTGCTGGGGATCAAAGGCGTGAGTGTGCTGCTGGTACATCTGGGCTTGTCCTTTTCAGTGGCCCGACTGCGAAAGCCTGCTCTGTCATGGGCCTgtaacctgctgctgctctccacaCTTCACATCCAACCACTTCAAGAGATCCAG AGAGGCTGGTATCAGACCGAGGAGGAATACTATCTGCTACTCTTCAGTGTTGCTGTCTGTGGTCTCCGCTTCATCAGCTTCAGCCTGGAGCATTGCTGGTGCCCTCTAGACCGGGGTGTAGTTGTGCAGCTCTGTTGGCTGTTTTCATACACCTTCTATCATCCTTTTTTCTACAATGGGCCCATTATCACATACAAAGACTATTGTGAGCAG ATGTGGAGGCCtgctgaggagacagacagggacgAATCTGCTCTTAGCTACTTGGTTCTCAGATCAGGACGGATCCTGCTATGGTGGTGCATTGCAGAATACATGATCCATGTCATGTACATGCACTCCATCCAGTCTAATGAGACATACTTAGAAATACTTCCTCCTTGGGCCTTGG GTGGTCTGGCCCTGGCCCTTGTCCAGTTCTTCTATGTGAAGTATCTGGTGCTGTTTGGACTTCCGTCCATGCTGGCTACTTTGGATAAACTAGTCCCCCCAAAGCTTCCTCGCTGTGTCAGCATCATGTACAGTTTCACGGGGATGTGGAG GCACTTTGACGAGGGTCTGTATCGATGGCTCATCAG ATACATCTATGTGCCACTGGGAGGTTCACGGCACGGCCTTCTTTACAAAATGTTATCCACCGGCCTTGCGTTCGGATTCGTCTGCCTCTGGCACGGTGGCCATGACTACTTACAGTACTGGGCCCTGATGAACTGGGTCGGAGTTCTGGTGGAAAATGGACTGAAGTCTCTTTTTGCCTCATCCTTTATTCACTCCATTGTT GAGCAGAATTTCTCTGTGGCGATGGAAAGGCGCTGCGTcgccctcctctctgccttctccACTGCCATGCTCATCCTGTCTAATCTGGTGTTCCTTGGGGGGATACATGTTGGCAGAATCTTCTGGAAGCGTGTCTTCATTCAAG gctGGTTCACCATGGCCCCACCTATGCTGGCTTTCCTCTACTGCTTTGCTCAGATTGGACTTGAGTGGACTTCTCACCCACCATGA